One window from the genome of Cryptococcus tetragattii IND107 chromosome 2, whole genome shotgun sequence encodes:
- a CDS encoding carbamoyl-phosphate synthase, large subunit, whose amino-acid sequence MSIPTPPAFQGVVPPSDIPASQQASSLAPAAHSAVAPEADSPNMERTPSSTPMPRPAGSLYPPATLKGIDYQGMPDEPKWDDSMGEPDAVLELADGLALAGHSFGAKKSVAGECVFQTGMVGYPESLTDPSYSSQILILTYPLIGNYGVPERPDVETSHVPTSEDAHNVPPASSLLDSLPLEFESSHIHVAGLVVANYHPSFSHHLASSSLGKWLQEQGIPAIWGVDTRMLTKRLREGGVLLGRMLNKRQGVVDGERSRDGQPGVLGGVQRLINGLSTSTSLARSQSIDPFNVNWREDYETVPYYDPNHENLVAKVSTKAPVVYTASTGSDKKMHPQTGRQMRVVAIDVGMKWNQIRCFRERGIEVKVVPWNYDINNESEPYDGLFVSNGPGDPSMVKETISNLSRALETSKVPIFGICLGHQLLALASGAKTRKMKYGNRGMNLPCTCATSGRCYITSQNHGYEVDVTTLKNGWEPLFTNANDGSNEGIWCGKNGKPFFSVQFHPESAPGPRDTEFLFDVFIQSIVDTAREGRLISIDVPGGELAANIAAKPREQVKKVLVLGSGGLSIGQAGEFDYSGSQAIKALKQEGIYTILVNPNIATIQTSKGLADKVYFLPVTPEFVLKIIKHEKPDGIYCTFGGQTALNVGIKLKDEFSKLGVKVLGTPIETIITTEDREMFARAMEEIGEKCAESATAVNLTEAIEAAQRIGFPVIVRAAYALGGLGSGFAKDVEQLTELCGKAFATSPQVLVEKSMKGWKEIEYEVVRDCRNNCITVCNMENFDPLGIHTGDSIVVAPSQTLSDADYNMLRTTAVNVIRHLGVVGECNIQYALNPYSKEYCIIEVNARLSRSSALASKATGYPLAFIAAKLGLNIPLNEIRNSVTKLTSACFEPSLDYCVVKIPRWDLKKFNRVSTALSSSMKSVGEVMAIGRTFEETIQKAIRCIDDQLPGFGDHAKIEDLDYEIANPTDKRLFAIAAALKKGYSVEKLNEMSCIDPWFLTRLQRLVKTEQVISQYNASNVPSALVRNAKQLGFADRQIAKMLSSNELAVRRLRIEAGITPFVKQIDTVAAEFPAFTNYLYTTYNASEHDVDFEDNGVMVLGSGVYRIGSSVEFDWCAVRAIRTLRENGMKTVMINYNPETVSTDYDEADKLYFENISLETVLDIYDTEHSSGVVLSMGGQTPNNIALALHRQNVKIYGTSPEMIDTAENRYKFSRMLDKIGVDQPLWKELTSFTEAKAFCDKVGYPVLVRPSYVLSGAAMNVVFSQDDLNNYLTQATDVSRDHPVVISKYIEEAKEIEMDAVARDGKMVMHYISEHVENAGVHSGDATLVLPPQDLDAETVRKIEIATQKIGHALNVTGPYNIQFIAKNNEIKVIECNLRAARSFPFVSKVTGVDAIEIATKVMLGLPVTPYPDVKMPANYVGVKVPQFSFSRLSGADPVLGVEMASTGEVACFGKDRYDAYLKALISTGIVPPKKNILLSIGSFKEKLEMLPSVHKLHRMGYNLFATAGTADFIQEHGIPVKYLEQLGSENDLNPQKKEYSLSQHLANNLIDLYINLPSKNRFRRPASYISQGYKSRRMAVDFAIPLITNVKNAKLFVEAIIRKPTFDISSVDYQTSHETFTFPGLVSVQAFVPGAAEENSTDFGEATEAAIEGGFTIMQMVPQGINSAVEDEISLQRAQANASGAAHCDYSFSVAATADNASRLQDAIAAGAKALYIPFNNFYGANNKVSSVSQHFAAWPADRPIITDARATDLASILLLASLNNRSIHITSVSTKDDLLLIALAKEKGLAVTCDVSIYALFYSQVDFPEAAKVLPTKEDQDALWDNLASIDVFSVGVLPYELGRALNKPVSARSGVAESLPLLLTAVTEGKLTLEDISLRLSENPRAIFGLPEQSQTYVEIEVNRQSSFTAENAERTWSPLDGKAIAGNIHRVVANNHSIFLDGQTFSMPFGRDVSASGPRPAKKARGSFALQKRPSVTGLMSPISEKTSSAGGKLMSLASVAPIQEVSPVRGLVSVQTHPTFSRRHILSVKQFDREDLHALFNVASEMRTAVERSGSVDTLRGRVLCTLFYEPSTRTSTSFEAAMKRCGGEVVQVNASTSSVQKGESLADTIRTVGCYADAIALRHPSVGSAKAAAKSSPVPILNAGDGIGEHPTQSLLDVFCIREELGSVNGITVTLIGDLKNGRTVHSLVKLLSLYDVTLNFVSPRSLAMPESVKLEVSRAGIRFTESFTLTDEIVSKSDVLYVTRVQKERFENVAEYEAVKDIFVINNDVLEKAKESAIVMHPLPRVNEIDPEVDFDSKRAAYFRQMRYGLFVRMALLTLVMGA is encoded by the exons ATGTCCATCCCCACCCCTCCCGCTTTCCAGGGCGTCGTTCCTCCCAGCGACATCCCTGCCTCCCAGCAGGCTTCCAGCTTAGCTCCTGCTGCTCATAGCGCTGTGGCGCCCGAAGCTGACAGTCCCAACATGGAGCGCACTCCTTCCTCTACTCCCATGCCTAGGCCCGCGGGCAGTCTTTATCCCCCTGCTACTCTCAAGGGTATTGACTATCAAGGTATGCCTGATGAGCCCAAGTGGGACGACTCTATGGGCGAGCCTGATGCCGTCCTTGAGCTTGCCGACGGCCTCGCTCTCGCTGGTCACTCGTTCGGTGCCAAAAAGTCTGTTGCCGGAGAATGCGTCTTCCAGACTG GTATGGTCGGTTATCCCGAGTCTCTCACCGATCCTTCATACTCTTCTCAGATCCTTATCCTCACCTACCCCTTGATCGGTAACTATGGTGTTCCTGAGAGACCCGACGTAGAGACTTCTCACGTCCCCACTTCCGAGGATGCTCACAATGTTCCTCCGGCTTCTAGCCTTCTTGACTCTTTGCCTCTTGAGTTTGAGTCTTCTCACATTCACGTTGCTGGCCTTGTGGTTGCCAACTACCACCCTAGCTTCTCACACCacttggcttcttcttctttgggcAAGTGGCTCCAAGAGCAAGGCATCCCCGCCATTTGGGGTGTCGACACTAGGATGCTTACCAAGCGTCTCCGAGAAGGTGGTGTCCTCCTCGGTCGAATGCTCAACAAGCGACAAGGTGTCGTCGACGGCGAGCGAAGCAGGGATGGCCAACCTGGCGTCCTCGGCGGCGTTCAACGTCTCATTAACGGTCTTTCCACTTCGACATCTTTGGCTCGATCCCAGTCTATTGACCCGTTCAACGTGAACTGGCGAGAGGACTATGAAACCGTCCCTTATTACGACCCCAACCACGAGAATCTTGTTGCCAAGGTGTCTACCAAGGCTCCTGTTGTCTACACCGCTAGCACTGGCTCCGACAAGAAGATGCACCCTCAAACCGGTAGGCAGATGAGGGTTGTGGCCATTGATGTCGGTATGAAGTGGAACCAAATCAGGTGTTTCAGGGAACGTGGTATCGAAGTCAAGGTTGTCCCTTGG AACTACGACATCAACAATGAGTCTGAGCCTTACGATGGTCTCTTTGTCTCTAACGGTCCTGGTGACCCTTCCATGGTCAAGGAGACCATCAGCAACCTTTCTCGAGCCCTCGAGACTTCCAAGGTCCCTATCTTTGGTATCTGTCTTGGTCACCAACTTCTCGCCCTCGCTTCCGGTGCAAAGACCCGCAAGATGAAGTACGGTAACCGTGGTATGAACCTTCCTTGTACCTGCGCTACATCTGGTCGATGCTACATCACCTCTCAGAACCACGGTTACGAAGTCGACGTAACCACCCTCAAGAATGGCTGGGAACCTTTGTTCACCAATGCCAACGACGGTTCTAACGAGGGTATCTGGTGCGGTAAGAACGGGaagcccttcttctccgttCAGTTCCACCCCGAGTCTGCCCCTGGTCCTCGAGACACTGAGTTCCTTTTCGATGTCTTCATCCAAAGCATCGTCGACACTGCTCGAGAGGGCAGATTGATCTCCATTGATGTTCCCGGTGGTGAGCTTGCTGCCAACATCGCTGCCAAGCCCCGAGAGCAGGTCAAGAAGgttcttgtccttggtTCCGGTGGTCTCTCCATCGGGCAGGCCGGTGAATTCGACTACTCCGGTTCCCAAGCCATTAAGGCCTTGAAGCAGGAAGGTATTTACACCATCCTCGTTAACCCTAACATTGCCACTATTCAAACCTCCAAGGGTCTTGCGGACAAGGTTTACTTCCTTCCCGTCACCCCCGAATTTGTGCTCAAAATCATCAAGCACGAGAAGCCCGATGGTATCTACTGTACTTTCGGTGGTCAGACCGCCTTGAACGTCGGtatcaagctcaaggacGAGTTTTCCAAACTCGGTGTTAAGGTACTCGGTACTCCCATCGagaccatcatcaccaccgAAGACCGAGAAATGTTTGCTCGTGCTATGGAGGAGATTGGCGAAAAGTGCGCCGAGTCTGCCACCGCCGTTAACTTGACCGAGGCAATTGAAGCCGCCCAACGAATTGGTTTCCCCGTCATTGTTCGAGCTGCTTACGCTCTCGGTGGTTTGGGTTCTGGTTTTGCCAAGGATGTGGAGCAATTGACTGAGCTGTGTGGCAAGGCCTTTGCTACTAGTCCTCAAGTTTTGGTCGAGAAGAGTATGAAGGgttggaaggagattgagtATGAAGTTGTTAGAGATTGCAGGAACAACTGTATCACCGTGTGTAACATGGAG AACTTTGACCCTCTTGGTATCCACACTGGTGACTCTATCGTCGTTGCCCCCTCCCAAACCCTCTCTGATGCGGACTATAACATGCTTCGAACCACCGCTGTCAACGTTATCCGACACCTTGGTGTTGTTGGAGAATGTAACATTCAGTATGCTCTTAACCCGTACTCCAAGGAGTACTGTATTATTGAAGTCAACGCTCGACTCTCTCGTTCGTCCGCTTTGGCTTCTAAGGCCACCGGTTATCCTCTTGCCTTCATTGCTGCCAAGTTGGGTTTGAACATTCCTTTGAACGAGATCCGAAACTCGGTGACCAAGTTGACTTCCGCGTGCTTTGAGCCTTCTCTTGACTACTGTGTTGTCAAGATCCCTCGATGGGATCTCAAGAAGTTCAACCGAGTCAGTACTGCGTTGAGCTCCTCCATGAAGTCTGTCGGTGAAGTTATGGCCATCGGCCGTACTTTCGAAGAGACCATCCAAAAGGCTATCAGGTGTATCGATGACCAGCTCCCTGGTTTCGGTGACCACGCCAAGATTGAGGATCTCGACTACGAGATCGCCAACCCTACCGATAAGAGGTTGTTTGCCATCGCAGCGgccttgaagaagggctACTCTGTCGAGAAGTTGAACGAGATGAGTTGTATCGATCCCTGGTTCTTGACCAGGTTGCAGAGGTTGGTTAAGACGGAACAGGTTATCTC TCAATACAACGCTTCCAACGTTCCTTCCGCCCTTGTTCGCAACGCCAAGCAGCTTGGTTTCGCGGACAGACAGATCGCCAAGATGCTCAGCTCCAACGAGCTCGCCGTTCGTCGTCTCCGTATTGAGGCTGGTATCACTCCCTTCGTCAAGCAGATCGACACTGTAGCCGCTGAGTTCCCCGCGTTCACCAACTACCTCTACACCACTTACAACGCCTCTGAGCACGATGTTGACTTCGAAGACAACGGTGTCATGGTCCTTGGTTCTGGTGTCTACCGAATCGGTTCTTCCGTCGAATTCGATTGGTGTGCTGTGAGGGCCATTAGAACATTGAGGGAGAATGGAATGAAGACAGTCATGATCAACTACAATCCTGAAACTGTGTCTACCGATTACGACGAGGCAGACAAGCTGTACTTTGAGAACATCTCTCTCGAGACCGTTCTTGACATTTATGACACTGAGCACTCTAGCGGTGTCGTTTTGTCCATGGGTGGTCAGACCCCTAACAACATTGCGCTCGCACTTCACCGACAGAACGTCAAGATCTACGGTACTTCCCCCGAGATGATCGACACTGCCGAGAACCGATACAAATTCTCTCGAATGCTCGACAAAATCGGTGTTGACCAACCCTTGTGGAAGGAGTTGACTTCGTTCACTGAGGCCAAGGCTTTCTGTGACAAGGTTGGCTACCCCGTGCTTGTCCGTCCCTCTTACGTTTTGTCTGGTGCGGCGATGAATGTTGTCTTCTCCCAAGATGACCTCAACAACTACCTTACCCAGGCTACCGATGTTTCTCGAGACCACCCCGTTGTTATCTCCAAGTACATCGAGGAGGCCAAGGAAATCGAGATGGACGCTGTCGCCAGGGACGGTAAGATGGTGATGCACTACATCTCCGAGCACGTCGAGAACGCTGGTGTTCACTCTGGTGACGCTACGCTCGtgcttcctcctcaggATCTCGACGCTGAGACTGTCCGAAAGATTGAAATTGCCACGCAGAAGATTGGTCACGCGCTCAACGTTACTGGTCCTTACAATATCCAATTCATTGCCAAGAACAATGAGATCAAGGTTATTGAGTGTAACCTCCGTGCCGCTCGATCGTTCCCATTCGTCTCCAAGGTCACCGGTGTCGACGCCATCGAGATTGCCACAAAGGTCATGCTCGGTTTGCCCGTCACTCCCTACCCTGACGTCAAGATGCCCGCCAACTACGTTGGTGTCAAGGTGCCTCAATTCTCTTTCAGCAGATTGTCTGGTGCGGACCCTGTTCTCGGTGTTGAGATGGCTTCTACTGGTGAAGTCGCTTGTTTCGGCAAGGACAGGTACGATGCCTATTTGAAGGCTCTTATCTCCACTGGTATCGTCCCacccaagaagaacatTCTCTTGTCCATTGGTTCCTtcaaggagaagcttgagATGCTCCCTTCTGTTCACAAGCTCCACCGAATGGGCTACAACTTGTTTGCTACCGCTGGTACTGCCGACTTTATCCAAGAGCACGGTATCCCCGTCAAGTACCTCGAGCAGCTTGGCTCTGAGAACGATCTCAACcctcagaagaaggagtatTCTTTGAGCCAGCACCTTGCTAACAACTTGATCGACTTATACATCAACTTGCCTTCCAAGAACAGGTTCCGACGACCCGCCAGTTACATTTCCCAGGGTTACAAGTCTAGGCGAATGGCTGTCGACTTTGCTATTCCTCTGATTACCAACGTCAAGAATGCCAAGTTGTTCGTTGAGGCCATTATCCGAAAGCCCACATTCGACATCTCCAGCGTCGACTACCAGACTTCTCACGAGACTTTCACCTTCCCTGGTCTCGTTTCCGTCCAAGCCTTTGTTCCCGGTGCTGCCGAGGAGAACTCTACCGACTTTGGTGAGGCGACTGAGGCTGCGATTGAGGGTGGTTTTACCATCATGCAGATGGTACCTCAGGGTATCAACTCCGCTGTCGAGGATGAAATCTCTCTTCAGCGTGCTCAGGCTAACGCTTCTGGCGCTGCTCACTGCGACTACTCCTTCTCTGTTGCTGCTACTGCCGACAATGCCTCTCGTTTGCAAGATGCCATCGCCGCTGGCGCTAAGGCTCTTTACATTCCCTTTAACAACTTCTATGGCGCAAACAACAAGGTCAGCAGCGTCTCTCAACACTTTGCTGCCTGGCCTGCCGACAGGCCCATCATCACTGATGCTAGGGCTACTGACCTTGCTTCAATCTTGTTGTTGGCCAGCTTGAACAACAGGAGCATTCACATTACTAGCGTTTCCACCAAGGACGACTTGTTGTTGATTGCTTtggccaaggagaagggtctCGCCGTTACTTGCGACGTTTCGATCTACGCTCTCTTCTACTCTCAGGTTGACTTCCCCGAGGCTGCCAAGGTTCTTCCCACCAAGGAAGACCAGGACGCATTGTGGGACAACCTTGCTTCCATCGACGTCTTCTCTGTCGGTGTTCTTCCTTACGAGCTTGGCCGAGCCCTCAACAAGCCCGTATCTGCCCGATCTGGTGTCGCCGagtctcttcctctcttgctTACTGCCGTCACCGAGGGAAAGCTTACTCTTGAAGACATCTCTCTCCGACTGAGTGAGAACCCTCGTGCTATCTTTGGCTTGCCCGAGCAGTCCCAGACTTATGTCGAGATTGAAGTGAACCGAcaatcctctttcactGCTGAGAATGCCGAGCGTACTTGGTCTCCTCTTGACGGCAAGGCCATCGCCGGTAACATTCACCGAGTCGTCGCCAACAACCACTCTATCTTCCTTGATGGTCAAACCTTCTCGATGCCCTTCGGCCGGGACGTCTCTGCCTCCGGTCCTCGACCCGCCAAGAAAGCCCGCGGCTCGTTTGCTCTTCAGAAGCGACCTTCCGTCACCGGTCTCATGTCACCTATCTCCGAGAAGACCTCATCCGCCGGTGGTAAGCTCATGTCGCTTGCTTCTGTCGCCCCTATTCAAGAAGTCTCCCCTGTTCGAGGCCTTGTGTCCGTTCAGACTCACCCTACTTTCTCTCGTCGACACATCCTCTCAGTGAAGCAGTTCGACCGTGAGGACTTGCACGCCTTGTTCAACGTCGCTTCCGAAATGCGTACTGCGGTTGAGCGATCCGGCTCTGTTGACACCCTTCGAGGCAGAGTTCTCTGCACCTTGTTCTACGAGCCTTCAACCAGGACTAGCACTTCATTCGAGGCTGCTATGAAGAGGTGTGGTGGTGAGGTTGTCCAAGTCAATGCTTCTACTTCTTCTGTGCAAAAAGGTGAGAGCTTGGCAGACACCATCAGGACTGTTGGCTGCTACGCCGACGCCATTGCTTTGCGACATCCTTCTGTAGGCAGCGCCAAGGCAGCGGCCAAGTCCAGCCCTGTGCCCATCTTGAACGCCGGTGACGGTATTGGAGAGCACCCTACTCAGAGCTTGTTGGATGTCTTCTGTATCCGAGAAGAGCTGGGTTCTGTGAACGGTATCACTGTTACACTGA TTGGTGATCTCAAGAACGGCCGAACTGTTCATTCACTTGTCAagcttctctctctttacGACGTTACCCTCAACTTTGTCTCTCCTCGTTCCCTTGCCATGCCCGAGTCTGTCAAGCTCGAGGTTTCCCGAGCAGGCATCCGATTCACCGAGTCCTTCACTCTCACTGATGAGATTGTATCCAAATCTGACGTCTTGTACGTTACTCGAGTGCAAAAGGAACGATTTGAAAACGTTGCGGAGTACGAAGCCGTCAAGGACATCTTTGTCATCAACAATGATGTGTTggagaaggccaaggagtCGGCGATTGTCATGCACCCCTTGCCTAGGGTGAACGAGATTGACCCCGAAGTGGACTTTGACTCCAAGAGGGCGGCTTACTTTAGGCAGATGCGATACGGTCTTTTC GTCCGAATGGCTCTTCTTACTCTTGTCATGGGTGCTTAG